The following proteins come from a genomic window of Montipora capricornis isolate CH-2021 chromosome 9, ASM3666992v2, whole genome shotgun sequence:
- the LOC138017016 gene encoding uncharacterized protein: MKLQTTMLFLFLIMVCMDALTGVKSKAEARWAKQHNNGRSLRKWSKKASVDEEHDRSSEIKRWPWHNRKNTINFGKEHDRSSEIKRWPWHNRKNTINLGKGELEAN, encoded by the exons ATGAAACTACAAACAACtatgctgtttctttttttgattatGGTTTGTATGGATGCACTAACCG GGGTGAAAAGTAAAGCAGAGGCTCGATGGG CAAAGCAGCACAATAATGGCCGTTCACTTCGGAAGTGGTCTAAAAAGGCATCTGTCGATGAAG AACATGATCGGTCCTCAGAGATAAAGCGCTGGCCATGGCACAACCGAAAAAATACGATTAATTTTGGCAAAG AACATGATCGGTCCTCAGAGATAAAGCGCTGGCCATGGCACAACCGAAAAAATACGATTAATTTGGGCAAAG GTGAACTTGAAGCCAACTGA